One part of the Microbacterium saperdae genome encodes these proteins:
- a CDS encoding helix-turn-helix transcriptional regulator produces the protein MDTRSEVREFLSTRRARLTPDQVGLPAFGGNRRVPGLRREEVSLLAGVSVDYYTRLERGDLSGASESVLDALARALQLDDAETAHLFDLARAANTSPMARKPRKKSEELRPSILRLLDAITEAPAAVRNNYFDYLAANALGRALYAPLLAEPHPNSARFAFLNPAAQDFYPEWDRNTQELVAAMRGEAGRNPYDRKLSDLVGELSTRSERFRTLWAAHNVRYHRSGVKRINHPVVGEMELTYEAFELPADPGLQLSTYTAEPGSASADKLKMLASWAATDAAAAAPVDQAAPAPDRSEV, from the coding sequence ATGGACACCCGGAGCGAAGTGCGCGAGTTCCTCTCGACGAGGCGCGCACGCCTCACCCCCGACCAGGTCGGTCTGCCCGCGTTCGGTGGGAACCGACGGGTGCCGGGCCTGCGCCGGGAAGAGGTGTCTCTGCTCGCGGGAGTGAGCGTCGACTACTACACGCGGCTCGAGCGCGGCGACCTGTCCGGCGCCTCCGAGAGCGTGCTCGATGCGCTCGCGAGGGCACTCCAGCTGGACGACGCCGAGACCGCGCACCTGTTCGACCTGGCGCGCGCCGCGAACACCTCGCCGATGGCCCGCAAGCCGCGGAAGAAGTCGGAAGAGCTGCGGCCCAGCATCCTCCGCCTGCTCGACGCGATCACCGAGGCACCCGCGGCCGTGCGCAACAACTACTTCGACTACCTCGCCGCCAACGCGCTGGGCCGAGCGCTGTATGCGCCGCTGCTCGCGGAGCCGCATCCGAACAGCGCCCGCTTCGCGTTCCTGAATCCGGCCGCGCAGGACTTCTACCCCGAGTGGGATCGCAACACCCAGGAGCTCGTCGCGGCGATGCGCGGCGAGGCCGGACGCAACCCCTACGACCGCAAGCTCAGCGACCTGGTCGGTGAGCTGTCGACGCGCAGCGAGCGCTTCCGCACGCTGTGGGCCGCGCACAATGTGCGGTATCACCGCTCCGGAGTGAAGCGCATCAACCACCCGGTGGTCGGCGAGATGGAGCTGACCTACGAGGCGTTCGAGCTGCCGGCAGACCCCGGCCTGCAGCTGTCGACCTACACGGCCGAGCCCGGCAGCGCCTCGGCCGACAAGCTCAAGATGCTGGCCAGCTGGGCGGCGACGGATGCTGCGGCCGCCGCACCCGTCGATCAGGCCGCGCCGGCTCCGGATCGCTCCGAGGTCTGA